A single genomic interval of Streptomyces sp. BA2 harbors:
- a CDS encoding IucA/IucC family siderophore biosynthesis protein has translation MTRPPGGAPSTGADVEAEFLLRVLSALLREDVAGWRTRSTAMRQPDGLWLRLPVAAVREHSAEDEATTRVPAPRVGADGGRGCGLPGAIPPDDVPHASVEEAAASSGSARRPGVGVSGRHDSGAVGRDVQATVPPGAEPRGSVEAGVVVADPAEVVVAGPPGDSDSRAGSTPSSCPAGCAPRTDALLMAVHPDGYQATYAARLPLLRRESDGAELADAGSILGALRDLAEPVDRGGFEAFAVECEQALDALRLHDETKGEVESLLVERYGADPANWTGLAGGLGYDTLAARADHPVYPTSRGRSGLSVAQLRAYAPEFHPAFALRQLALPREALTIGGGTTSWLSPGAAGMPELEGTHLLLPVHPLTAEGPLRDALRAAGLDGRAQLVDRPGPDVVPTLSMRTVALTSDATQHLKLPLATATLGLRNRRTIKPGTLADGAAGQRLVEAVIDREPRFKGVVLHADETRFAHAGHELLAVLLRRYPAGLDGAAVVPMAALLCPAPGGDRLLIDHLADRFYGGDPLALLDATLALLFDWQTTLFAYGIALESHQQNISLVMDHPAGSDAAGPTRLRLLFKDNDGPRVNLARLHDVMGQPAPEAGEFDDPRIFVDGDRPVLDVFTTITLHLCAGSYAFGLARHGHAPLERLLRLVRERLAEAVERLGPGPGEPGALLRAHVLDAPELPVKAMVTAGTLLSKERSGAADINKHYTTGPNYLRQTGTS, from the coding sequence GTGACGCGTCCGCCTGGCGGGGCACCTTCGACCGGGGCCGACGTCGAGGCCGAGTTCCTGTTACGCGTACTCAGCGCACTCCTGCGCGAGGACGTGGCGGGGTGGCGCACCCGAAGCACGGCGATGCGGCAACCGGACGGCTTGTGGCTGAGGCTGCCGGTGGCGGCGGTGCGGGAACACTCCGCGGAGGACGAAGCCACCACTAGGGTGCCCGCGCCGCGGGTCGGTGCCGACGGGGGCCGTGGATGCGGCCTGCCGGGGGCGATCCCGCCGGACGATGTGCCCCATGCCTCCGTAGAAGAAGCTGCGGCCTCCAGTGGTTCCGCCCGCCGACCCGGCGTCGGCGTGAGCGGTCGGCATGACTCGGGGGCGGTCGGCCGCGACGTCCAGGCCACCGTCCCGCCCGGCGCGGAACCCCGTGGCTCCGTGGAAGCCGGGGTCGTCGTCGCTGACCCAGCCGAGGTCGTCGTCGCTGGCCCACCCGGAGACAGCGACAGCCGCGCCGGAAGCACGCCGAGTTCGTGCCCCGCCGGGTGCGCGCCTCGCACCGACGCTCTGCTGATGGCCGTCCACCCGGACGGCTATCAAGCCACGTACGCCGCCCGGCTCCCCTTGCTCCGGCGCGAGTCCGATGGGGCCGAACTCGCTGACGCGGGCAGCATTCTGGGCGCCCTGCGTGATCTCGCCGAGCCCGTCGACCGTGGCGGGTTCGAGGCGTTCGCCGTGGAGTGTGAGCAGGCGCTCGATGCCCTGCGGCTGCATGACGAGACGAAGGGTGAGGTGGAGAGCCTGCTCGTCGAGCGGTACGGCGCGGATCCCGCCAACTGGACCGGACTCGCGGGCGGGCTCGGTTACGACACGCTCGCCGCCCGGGCCGATCACCCCGTGTATCCCACCTCCCGCGGCCGCTCAGGGCTCTCCGTCGCCCAACTGCGTGCGTACGCACCCGAGTTCCATCCAGCCTTCGCGCTGCGACAGCTCGCCCTCCCCCGCGAGGCCCTCACCATCGGCGGTGGCACCACCTCCTGGCTGTCACCCGGCGCAGCCGGCATGCCCGAGCTCGAAGGGACCCATCTCCTCCTCCCCGTACACCCCTTGACCGCGGAAGGACCCCTGCGGGACGCGCTGCGGGCAGCCGGGCTCGACGGGCGGGCCCAGCTCGTCGACCGTCCCGGACCCGACGTCGTACCGACCCTCTCGATGCGTACCGTCGCCCTCACCTCCGACGCCACGCAGCACCTCAAACTGCCGCTCGCCACCGCCACACTGGGCCTGCGCAACCGGCGCACCATCAAGCCGGGCACCCTCGCCGACGGCGCCGCGGGCCAGCGGCTCGTCGAAGCCGTCATCGACCGCGAACCCCGGTTCAAAGGTGTCGTCCTGCACGCGGACGAGACCCGCTTCGCCCACGCCGGACATGAACTCCTCGCCGTGCTCCTGCGCCGTTACCCCGCCGGCCTCGACGGCGCCGCGGTCGTGCCGATGGCGGCGCTCCTGTGCCCGGCACCCGGCGGCGACCGGCTGCTGATCGACCACCTCGCCGACCGCTTCTACGGCGGCGACCCCCTCGCCCTCCTGGACGCCACGCTCGCCCTCCTCTTCGACTGGCAGACGACCCTCTTCGCCTACGGGATCGCCCTGGAGTCGCATCAGCAGAACATCTCGCTGGTGATGGACCACCCCGCGGGAAGTGACGCGGCCGGCCCCACCCGGCTGCGGCTGCTGTTCAAGGACAACGACGGGCCTCGCGTCAACCTCGCCCGGCTGCACGACGTCATGGGGCAACCGGCCCCGGAGGCGGGCGAGTTCGACGATCCCAGGATCTTCGTCGACGGAGATCGGCCCGTGCTCGACGTGTTCACCACCATCACCCTCCACCTCTGCGCCGGGTCCTACGCGTTCGGGCTCGCCCGGCACGGCCACGCCCCGCTGGAGCGGCTGCTCCGGCTCGTGCGCGAGCGGCTCGCCGAGGCCGTCGAGCGGCTCGGCCCGGGTCCCGGCGAGCCGGGCGCGCTCCTGCGGGCGCACGTCCTTGACGCGCCGGAGCTGCCCGTCAAGGCGATGGTCACCGCGGGCACCCTGCTCTCCAAGGAGCGCTCAGGGGCCGCCGACATCAACAAGCACTACACGACAGGACCCAACTACCTGCGGCAGACGGGGACTTCATGA
- a CDS encoding ATP-grasp domain-containing protein has translation MRLYVLARNPTDSVTEGFLPAAHRLGLDVTLLTDQPDAHRDGLVQESLESLGSLEPLEPLESLEILECDVLDFRAVISRISAHHSPGAIFTNSDHLQTQAALAAEYFGLPGKDWRAALRTKDKAQMRRHLAAAGVDAVWSAELPTDRDPAELTALDVPFPCVVKPREGVASEDVVLVEGPEQLVRRCAEIQARRPGAALVVEEYLAGELCTLETLGDGHVRHVLGGFRTEVSPPPYFIEERLTFVPAHPEAVVAQVLTQLDVLGVGFGACHTEFVVSEGRARLIEVNYRAIGDQCDLLLAQLLDIPLFELILRTHLGEPLPSDLGARTDGRALLDYPCAQSAGTLTAAPGATEVRMGGVHLTYRPLREVGERRELHGTNRDFLGVVRATGTEQSEVDRAVAEFLAEHHWEITP, from the coding sequence ATGCGGCTGTACGTCCTTGCCCGCAACCCCACCGACTCGGTCACCGAAGGCTTTCTGCCCGCCGCGCACAGGCTCGGCCTCGACGTCACCCTCCTCACCGATCAGCCGGACGCCCACCGGGACGGCCTGGTCCAGGAGAGCCTCGAATCCCTGGGGTCTCTGGAGCCTCTGGAGCCTCTGGAGTCTCTGGAGATCCTGGAGTGCGACGTACTCGATTTCCGTGCCGTCATCAGCCGGATCTCCGCCCACCACTCCCCCGGCGCGATCTTCACCAACAGTGACCATCTGCAGACCCAGGCCGCGCTGGCCGCCGAGTACTTCGGGCTGCCCGGCAAGGACTGGCGGGCGGCGCTGCGCACCAAGGACAAGGCGCAGATGCGGCGCCATCTCGCTGCTGCGGGCGTTGACGCGGTGTGGTCGGCGGAGCTGCCCACCGACCGGGATCCGGCCGAACTCACGGCTCTCGACGTGCCGTTCCCTTGCGTGGTCAAGCCGCGGGAGGGGGTGGCGAGCGAGGACGTGGTGCTGGTCGAGGGGCCGGAGCAGCTGGTGCGGCGGTGCGCGGAGATACAGGCGCGGCGTCCGGGGGCGGCACTGGTCGTCGAGGAGTACCTGGCCGGGGAGTTGTGCACCCTGGAGACGCTCGGCGACGGCCACGTCAGGCACGTACTGGGCGGCTTCCGTACGGAGGTGTCGCCGCCGCCGTACTTCATAGAGGAGCGGCTGACGTTCGTCCCGGCGCATCCGGAGGCGGTGGTGGCTCAGGTCCTGACCCAACTGGACGTGCTGGGGGTGGGATTCGGGGCGTGCCACACGGAATTCGTGGTGTCGGAGGGGCGGGCACGGCTCATCGAGGTCAACTACCGCGCCATCGGCGACCAGTGCGATCTGCTCCTCGCTCAACTCCTGGACATACCGCTCTTCGAGCTCATTCTCCGTACGCATCTGGGCGAGCCGCTCCCTTCGGACCTGGGCGCGCGGACGGACGGCCGGGCACTGCTCGACTATCCGTGCGCGCAGAGCGCCGGAACGCTGACGGCTGCGCCGGGCGCGACCGAAGTGAGGATGGGCGGGGTACATCTCACATACCGCCCACTACGCGAAGTCGGCGAACGCCGCGAACTCCACGGCACGAACCGGGACTTCCTCGGGGTGGTCCGCGCCACCGGCACCGAACAGTCAGAGGTGGACCGAGCCGTGGCGGAGTTCCTCGCCGAGCATCACTGGGAGATCACGCCGTGA
- a CDS encoding ABC transporter substrate-binding protein, whose translation MTTSTLPRRLSAVLLTVVLGTGALAACGDSDGDDKGKGDSAADTGFPRTIKHAMGSTEIPARPQKVVVLDTGELDDVTLLGVKPVGAVSPHFKTAGGFPSYLKDKIGGVKDVGPMEEPNLELIASLKPDLILSSKVRHEKVYDKLKGIAPTVFTETTGSPWKENLKVHAKALGMESQADTALKSYETRAKALGESIKAKYDGKMPSASVVRFVAGPTRLYQKSAYSGIVLDDIGLTRPASQNSSDPEKTMLDVSPEQIDKADADLIFVTVADAPDKTQQKDVTSNPVWKDLTAVKKKKVFTVPDETWMSGIGVQAAEHVLEDVAKATDVELPAK comes from the coding sequence ATGACCACCAGCACCCTTCCACGCAGGCTCAGTGCCGTCCTGCTCACCGTCGTCCTCGGAACCGGAGCGCTCGCCGCGTGCGGTGACTCCGACGGGGACGACAAGGGCAAGGGCGACTCCGCCGCCGACACCGGTTTCCCGCGCACCATCAAGCACGCCATGGGCAGCACCGAGATCCCCGCACGGCCGCAGAAGGTCGTCGTCCTCGACACCGGAGAGCTCGACGACGTCACGCTGCTCGGCGTCAAGCCGGTCGGCGCGGTCTCCCCGCACTTCAAGACCGCGGGCGGCTTCCCCTCGTACCTCAAGGACAAGATCGGCGGTGTGAAGGACGTCGGCCCGATGGAGGAGCCGAACCTGGAGCTGATCGCCTCCCTCAAGCCCGATCTGATCCTGTCCTCCAAGGTCCGGCACGAGAAGGTCTACGACAAGCTCAAGGGCATCGCGCCGACCGTCTTCACCGAGACCACGGGTTCTCCCTGGAAGGAGAACCTGAAGGTCCACGCCAAGGCGCTCGGCATGGAGAGCCAGGCCGACACGGCGCTCAAGAGCTACGAGACGCGCGCCAAGGCCCTGGGTGAATCCATCAAGGCGAAGTACGACGGGAAGATGCCGTCGGCCTCGGTCGTCCGCTTCGTCGCGGGCCCGACCCGGCTCTACCAGAAGTCCGCCTACAGCGGCATCGTCCTCGACGACATCGGCCTCACGCGCCCGGCCTCGCAGAACTCGTCCGACCCCGAGAAGACGATGCTGGACGTCAGCCCCGAGCAGATCGACAAGGCCGACGCCGACCTGATCTTCGTGACGGTCGCCGACGCTCCCGACAAGACCCAGCAGAAGGACGTCACGTCCAACCCGGTCTGGAAGGACCTGACGGCCGTCAAGAAGAAGAAGGTCTTCACGGTCCCTGACGAGACGTGGATGTCCGGCATCGGCGTCCAGGCCGCGGAGCACGTCCTCGAAGACGTGGCCAAGGCGACGGACGTCGAACTCCCGGCCAAGTAG
- a CDS encoding ABC transporter ATP-binding protein, whose product MSPTQTSAPASPANQLSTHGLDLRYGDKVVVGGLDMTLPGGAVTAIVGPNACGKSTLLRGLTRLLAPAGGSVALDGADIHRMSARALARRMGLLPQQPVTPEAITVEALVRLGRYPHQTFLSPWSKADQAAVDEALERTGTTELRERSVDRLSGGQRQRAWIALALAQDTELLLLDEPTTFLDLRHQLDVLDLVADLHTEADRTVVMVLHDLGQAARYADHLVVLKDGQLAAAGAPADVLDAELVKDVFDVNCRVIPDPETGTPLVVPKGRTARRTSDDPAVPA is encoded by the coding sequence ATGAGCCCCACACAGACGTCCGCGCCGGCGTCCCCCGCCAACCAACTCTCCACGCACGGGCTTGACTTGCGGTACGGCGACAAGGTCGTGGTCGGCGGCCTCGACATGACGCTGCCCGGCGGCGCCGTCACCGCCATCGTCGGCCCGAACGCCTGCGGCAAGTCCACCCTCCTGCGCGGCCTCACGCGGCTGCTCGCGCCCGCCGGCGGCAGTGTCGCCCTGGACGGTGCCGACATCCACCGGATGTCCGCGCGTGCGCTCGCCCGGCGGATGGGCCTCCTGCCGCAGCAGCCGGTGACACCCGAGGCCATCACGGTCGAAGCCCTCGTACGCCTGGGCCGCTACCCCCACCAGACCTTCCTCAGCCCCTGGTCCAAGGCCGACCAGGCCGCGGTGGACGAGGCGTTGGAGCGTACCGGCACCACGGAGCTGCGCGAGCGGAGCGTGGACCGGCTCTCCGGCGGCCAGCGCCAGCGCGCCTGGATCGCCCTCGCGCTCGCCCAGGACACCGAACTGCTGCTCCTCGACGAGCCGACCACCTTCCTGGACCTGCGGCACCAGCTCGACGTACTCGACCTGGTCGCCGATCTGCACACCGAGGCGGACCGCACCGTGGTGATGGTGCTGCACGACCTCGGGCAGGCCGCCCGGTACGCGGACCACCTGGTCGTCCTCAAGGACGGGCAGCTCGCCGCGGCCGGGGCGCCCGCCGACGTACTCGACGCGGAACTCGTCAAGGACGTGTTCGACGTCAACTGCCGGGTCATCCCCGACCCGGAGACCGGCACCCCACTGGTCGTACCCAAGGGCAGAACCGCCCGCCGCACCTCGGACGATCCGGCCGTCCCCGCCTGA
- a CDS encoding FecCD family ABC transporter permease produces the protein MTVFAVRETKAAPTGTRARHARRLALLACCGLAILFTLFTLALTKGQMPMSASVALRGLVGLGDPADVLVVQDFRAPRVVAAVIAGVGLGVAGSMLQRVFRNPLASPDVMGVTGGASFGAVVLLATGASQTLIPLAALGGGLLAALLLGVFGWRSGLTVTRLVLVGLAVQAGLAAAVNLMVVRFPAELASSALQWTTGSLYGRTWTEVWAAGGAVMLALVAAFALQRRLAVLDLGDESAGGLGLNPSAARLQLLLTAIVLASLAAALTGPVAFVALAVPHLVRFVAGPPTPGTLALTGLAGAVLLLASDLVVQHLLPVSGLPVGVVTATLGAPWLLVLMIRQSRPVNRSAA, from the coding sequence ATGACCGTCTTCGCCGTACGGGAGACCAAGGCCGCCCCCACCGGGACGCGCGCCCGGCACGCTCGTCGCCTCGCGCTGCTCGCCTGCTGCGGCCTCGCCATCCTCTTCACCCTCTTCACACTCGCCCTGACGAAGGGCCAGATGCCGATGTCGGCGTCCGTCGCGCTGCGCGGCCTCGTCGGGCTCGGTGACCCGGCGGACGTGCTCGTGGTGCAGGACTTCCGGGCACCCCGGGTGGTCGCCGCGGTCATCGCCGGGGTCGGGCTCGGGGTCGCGGGATCGATGTTGCAGCGGGTGTTCCGCAATCCACTGGCCTCGCCGGACGTGATGGGCGTGACGGGCGGCGCCTCCTTCGGAGCCGTCGTACTGCTCGCCACGGGGGCGTCCCAGACACTGATCCCCCTGGCAGCGCTGGGCGGCGGTCTCCTGGCGGCGCTGCTGCTCGGAGTGTTCGGCTGGCGCTCGGGGCTCACCGTCACCCGGCTCGTGCTCGTCGGGCTCGCCGTCCAGGCGGGCCTCGCCGCCGCCGTGAACCTCATGGTCGTACGCTTCCCCGCCGAACTCGCGAGCTCCGCGCTGCAGTGGACCACCGGATCGCTCTACGGGCGGACGTGGACCGAGGTGTGGGCCGCCGGAGGTGCGGTGATGCTCGCGCTGGTGGCCGCGTTCGCGCTCCAGCGGCGGCTCGCCGTACTGGACCTGGGCGACGAGTCGGCGGGCGGGCTCGGCCTGAACCCGTCTGCCGCCCGGCTCCAACTCCTCCTCACCGCCATCGTGTTGGCCTCGCTCGCCGCCGCGCTCACCGGGCCCGTCGCGTTCGTGGCGCTCGCCGTACCGCATCTGGTGCGGTTCGTCGCGGGCCCGCCGACCCCGGGGACGCTGGCGCTCACCGGCCTCGCTGGCGCGGTACTGCTCCTCGCGTCCGACCTGGTGGTGCAGCATCTGCTGCCGGTGTCCGGGCTCCCCGTCGGGGTGGTCACCGCGACGCTCGGTGCTCCCTGGCTCCTTGTGCTGATGATCCGACAGAGCAGGCCCGTCAACCGGAGTGCCGCATGA
- a CDS encoding iron ABC transporter permease: protein MLSLALGSRPVPLSTVAEALFGDAHGRDAIVVTGLRLPRTVVALAVGAALGVAGAVAQGITRNPLASPTTLGINAGAGFAVVVAIYALHLTRPVEYLWFAFFGAAAAGMLAQMLARHAGDLDPVRLALGGVVLQMVLLSWTQAVMLASERTLDEARFWLAGSLSGRTLDVLWPVLPTLVIGLVLALAISPALNALALGDDSAQALGVPVTRIRVAGGIAVVLLAGSAVAVAGPVAFIGLAAPHLVRLAVGSDHRLLVPGCLIAGPLLLLAADVLGRVVVRPSELEVGIVSAFLGAPLLAVLARKVAR, encoded by the coding sequence ATGCTGAGCCTGGCCCTGGGGTCGCGCCCGGTGCCGCTCTCCACAGTGGCCGAGGCGCTCTTCGGCGACGCCCACGGGCGGGACGCCATCGTGGTCACCGGACTGCGGCTTCCGCGCACCGTCGTCGCGCTCGCCGTGGGCGCCGCCCTCGGCGTGGCCGGTGCCGTCGCCCAGGGCATCACACGCAACCCGCTCGCATCGCCGACCACGCTCGGCATCAACGCGGGCGCCGGATTCGCGGTCGTCGTCGCCATCTACGCCCTGCATCTCACGCGGCCCGTCGAGTACTTGTGGTTCGCCTTCTTCGGTGCCGCGGCGGCCGGAATGCTCGCCCAGATGCTGGCCCGGCACGCGGGTGACCTCGACCCGGTGCGGCTCGCGCTCGGCGGCGTCGTGCTCCAGATGGTGCTCCTTTCCTGGACCCAGGCCGTGATGCTGGCCAGCGAACGGACGCTGGACGAGGCCCGCTTCTGGCTGGCAGGCTCGCTGTCCGGGCGCACGCTCGACGTGCTCTGGCCGGTCCTTCCCACGCTCGTCATCGGCCTTGTCCTCGCCCTCGCGATCTCGCCCGCGCTCAACGCCCTCGCCCTTGGCGACGATTCGGCGCAGGCGCTCGGTGTGCCGGTGACCAGGATCCGCGTGGCCGGGGGCATCGCGGTCGTCCTCCTTGCGGGCTCGGCGGTGGCGGTCGCCGGGCCCGTCGCGTTCATCGGGCTCGCGGCCCCGCATCTCGTACGGCTCGCGGTCGGCTCCGACCACCGGCTGCTCGTGCCGGGCTGTCTGATCGCCGGGCCGCTGCTGCTCCTGGCCGCCGACGTCCTCGGCCGCGTCGTCGTGCGCCCCTCCGAGCTGGAGGTCGGCATCGTCAGCGCCTTCCTCGGCGCACCGCTGCTGGCGGTCCTGGCCCGGAAGGTGGCGCGATGA
- a CDS encoding (2Fe-2S)-binding protein, translated as MTVAPDLAPNATAVSPAALLAATCRRLAAHCETLAVTVAQPGSTAGQGWVTGAELTSDQGALEAFVAAEAARIRAGHDHTPRPDVAASRALHGYLWSVSLLMSGAWYLERRVPRIHPEDVRVHLETGAFEVVPGSFACLPDDPAAGLPGVQVLADEESLRIELRAAVVAHMRPLLTAIGPRLRRGQRALWGMAGDDLISGIWYLGRMLGQEDEALRAVDALLPGPVEPFPGGAAFRHLTTRDGERHPTRTRLGCCLYYTIRAPEACGTCPRVCDAERLRRLEADITSADVPSEAVRRTDAPSETVPRTDVPSEAVR; from the coding sequence CTGACCGTGGCCCCGGACCTGGCGCCGAACGCCACCGCCGTGAGCCCCGCCGCTCTGCTCGCCGCGACCTGCCGACGGCTCGCCGCGCACTGCGAGACACTCGCCGTCACGGTCGCGCAACCCGGCTCGACCGCGGGTCAGGGGTGGGTCACCGGCGCCGAACTGACGTCGGATCAGGGTGCTCTGGAAGCCTTCGTCGCGGCGGAAGCGGCACGCATCCGCGCCGGTCACGACCACACCCCGCGCCCGGACGTAGCCGCGTCCCGCGCCCTGCACGGCTACCTCTGGTCGGTCTCTCTGCTGATGAGCGGCGCCTGGTACCTGGAGCGGCGCGTGCCCCGGATCCACCCGGAGGACGTGCGCGTCCACCTGGAGACCGGCGCCTTCGAGGTCGTCCCCGGCTCGTTCGCCTGCCTCCCGGACGATCCGGCGGCGGGGCTCCCCGGAGTGCAGGTCCTCGCCGACGAGGAGTCGCTCCGCATCGAACTCCGTGCCGCGGTCGTCGCGCACATGCGGCCGCTGCTCACGGCGATCGGGCCCCGACTGCGGCGCGGACAGCGGGCGTTGTGGGGCATGGCCGGGGACGATCTCATCTCCGGGATCTGGTACCTGGGACGCATGCTCGGCCAGGAGGACGAGGCGCTGCGAGCGGTGGACGCGCTGCTCCCGGGCCCTGTCGAGCCCTTCCCCGGCGGCGCGGCCTTCCGCCATCTGACGACCCGTGACGGCGAACGGCACCCGACCCGCACCCGTCTCGGCTGCTGCCTCTACTACACGATCCGCGCCCCCGAGGCGTGCGGCACCTGCCCGCGCGTCTGCGACGCGGAACGACTGCGGAGGCTGGAGGCGGACATCACCTCGGCCGACGTGCCGTCGGAAGCCGTGCGGCGAACTGACGCACCGTCGGAAACCGTGCCGCGTACAGACGTGCCGTCGGAAGCCGTGCGGTGA
- a CDS encoding isopenicillin N synthase family dioxygenase codes for MPFQVPVIDITPYVDDDGPAAERARVAREMDEACARVGFIQILGHGIPDETVDGLTAAVDGFFGLPLETRKSYRVTGANRGYSPPKSESLSLSLGVESAGRMNDFFEAFNIGTEARSFPGLDLSEDDYGLNIWPTQVDGFEPDVLSYFAEAGRVARTLTRIFADALGERSDFFESLTDHSIDVLRMNNYALPEGTVTLDGDLTGMGEHTDFGLVTVLWADQVAGLQVLGTDGAWHDVTPVDGALLVNLGDLTARLTNDRWMSTLHRVKPPIVDGGIVRRRSAAYFHDGNVDAVISTLPSHLDASDELAYEPILVRDHIKAKLAGSRQGKSNAAAVREAARVRAAAGREAAGRGAGKGGPAAESGSVTPG; via the coding sequence ATGCCCTTCCAGGTTCCCGTCATCGACATCACGCCGTACGTCGACGACGACGGCCCGGCGGCCGAACGCGCCCGCGTGGCACGGGAGATGGATGAAGCCTGCGCCCGCGTCGGCTTCATCCAGATCCTCGGCCACGGCATTCCCGACGAGACGGTGGACGGCCTGACCGCCGCCGTGGACGGCTTCTTCGGCCTTCCCCTGGAGACGAGGAAGAGCTACCGCGTCACCGGCGCGAACCGCGGCTACAGCCCGCCCAAGAGCGAATCCCTCAGCCTGAGCCTCGGCGTGGAGTCCGCCGGGCGCATGAACGACTTCTTCGAGGCGTTCAACATCGGCACCGAAGCCCGCTCGTTCCCCGGACTCGACCTGTCCGAGGACGATTACGGGCTCAACATCTGGCCCACGCAGGTCGACGGCTTCGAACCGGACGTGCTGAGCTACTTCGCCGAGGCCGGCCGCGTGGCACGCACCCTGACCCGTATCTTCGCGGACGCCCTCGGGGAGCGGTCCGACTTCTTCGAGTCGCTGACCGACCACTCCATCGACGTACTGCGCATGAACAACTACGCGCTCCCGGAAGGCACCGTCACCCTCGACGGCGACCTGACGGGGATGGGCGAGCACACCGACTTCGGCCTCGTCACCGTGTTGTGGGCGGACCAGGTCGCCGGTCTTCAGGTGCTCGGCACCGACGGGGCCTGGCACGACGTCACGCCCGTCGACGGCGCACTCCTGGTCAACCTCGGCGATCTCACCGCCCGGCTCACCAACGACCGCTGGATGTCCACCCTGCACCGCGTCAAGCCGCCGATCGTGGACGGCGGCATCGTCCGGCGCCGGTCCGCCGCCTACTTCCACGACGGCAACGTCGACGCGGTGATCTCCACACTGCCGAGCCACCTCGACGCCTCCGACGAACTCGCCTACGAACCGATCCTCGTGCGCGACCACATCAAGGCGAAGCTCGCGGGCTCCCGGCAGGGCAAGTCGAACGCGGCGGCCGTCCGGGAGGCGGCGCGGGTGCGAGCGGCCGCGGGGCGGGAGGCCGCGGGGCGGGGGGCCGGGAAGGGCGGCCCCGCGGCCGAATCCGGCTCGGTCACGCCTGGTTGA
- a CDS encoding Clp protease N-terminal domain-containing protein → MTQPTHPIRLDDLIQAIKKAHPEAALDQLSDAVIAADHLGDVADHLIGHFVDQARRSGASWTEIGKSMGVTRQAAQKRFVAKDPGEMSDLDPRQGFSRFTPRAKHVVMASQEEARAAGNDEIGPGHLTLALLTDPDALAGKALVAQGSSLDAIRESVTEALPPAVGEVPDLIPYDAGAKKVLELTYREALRLGHNYIGTEHILLSLLEAEGGTGTLAGLGIDKAAAEAHITEALEAIRASLNQA, encoded by the coding sequence ATGACGCAACCCACTCACCCCATCCGTCTGGACGACCTGATCCAGGCCATCAAGAAGGCCCACCCCGAAGCGGCGCTCGACCAGCTCTCCGACGCCGTGATCGCCGCCGATCACCTCGGCGACGTCGCCGACCATCTGATCGGCCACTTCGTGGACCAGGCGCGCCGCTCGGGCGCCTCGTGGACGGAGATCGGCAAGAGCATGGGGGTCACTCGGCAGGCGGCCCAGAAGCGGTTCGTGGCCAAGGACCCCGGCGAGATGTCGGACCTCGATCCCCGTCAGGGCTTCAGCAGGTTCACCCCACGGGCGAAGCACGTGGTCATGGCCTCGCAGGAGGAGGCACGCGCCGCGGGGAACGACGAGATCGGCCCCGGCCATCTGACGCTCGCACTCCTGACCGACCCGGACGCCCTCGCCGGGAAGGCCCTTGTGGCGCAGGGCAGTTCGCTCGACGCGATCCGCGAGAGCGTCACCGAAGCGCTGCCTCCCGCGGTCGGCGAGGTGCCCGACCTCATCCCGTACGACGCCGGGGCGAAGAAGGTCCTCGAACTCACCTACCGCGAGGCGCTGCGGCTCGGTCACAACTACATCGGGACCGAGCACATCCTGCTCTCGCTCCTGGAGGCGGAGGGCGGCACGGGCACCCTCGCCGGGCTCGGCATCGACAAGGCGGCAGCCGAAGCACACATCACCGAGGCCCTCGAGGCGATCCGCGCCTCCCTCAACCAGGCGTGA
- a CDS encoding HD domain-containing protein translates to MTAHAPSAQPSSAAGVSVPDTKLAAAATELVRDTASDLIYHHSRRVFWFGSLQGARRGLSFDPELLYIGAMFHDLGLGERFRDSGRRFEVDSAEEARRFLHGHGVPEDSVRRVWTAIALHTTPGIPEFMEPEVALVTAGVEYDVLGIGYDDLTAGDRAEITALHPRPDFKRRILEAFTEGIAPKPETTFGNVKADVLEHFVPGYTRGDFVEVIQNSAWKE, encoded by the coding sequence ATGACCGCCCACGCACCTTCCGCCCAACCCTCCTCCGCCGCCGGAGTGTCCGTGCCGGACACCAAGCTGGCCGCCGCTGCCACCGAACTGGTGCGGGACACGGCGAGCGACCTGATCTACCACCACTCCCGCCGCGTCTTCTGGTTCGGCAGCCTGCAAGGCGCCCGACGGGGGCTGAGCTTCGACCCCGAGCTGCTCTACATCGGCGCGATGTTCCACGACCTGGGCCTGGGCGAGCGGTTCCGGGACAGCGGGCGCCGCTTCGAGGTGGACAGCGCGGAGGAGGCGCGCCGCTTCCTGCACGGTCACGGCGTCCCGGAGGACAGCGTGCGCCGGGTGTGGACCGCCATCGCCCTGCACACGACCCCGGGCATCCCCGAGTTCATGGAACCGGAGGTCGCCCTGGTCACCGCCGGGGTGGAGTACGACGTACTGGGCATCGGCTACGACGACCTGACCGCCGGCGATCGCGCCGAGATCACCGCGCTGCATCCACGCCCCGACTTCAAGCGGCGGATCCTGGAGGCGTTCACCGAGGGCATCGCCCCCAAGCCGGAGACCACCTTCGGAAACGTGAAGGCCGACGTCCTCGAACACTTCGTCCCCGGCTACACGCGCGGCGACTTCGTCGAGGTCATCCAGAACTCCGCCTGGAAGGAGTAG